In Streptomyces canus, one DNA window encodes the following:
- a CDS encoding quinone oxidoreductase family protein, with protein MPKAYVFTRYGGPETEAFVDVDRPSPGPGQLLVAVRAAGVNPVDWKIRSGYRRPGDSADPVFPAVLGSEVSGVVAELGEGVEGFAVGDEVFGNTLGGGYAEYTLVPVDIAAHKPAELSHLVAATLPVAAATAYDGVRQLDLPPGATLLVTGAGGGVGAAAVQIARAFGVHAVGVASEGKKDFVESLGADHVSSGPAWPERARAAAPDGIDGVYDLVGGEVLAEAAELLTDRTRLITAGAPEEDVRRLGGTRVARARNTAVLEEVARLVLTGDLDPHITATFPLDRAGEALRAVEDGHARGKTVIEVAR; from the coding sequence ATGCCCAAGGCGTACGTCTTCACGCGGTACGGCGGACCGGAGACCGAGGCGTTCGTGGACGTGGACCGGCCGAGTCCCGGACCGGGTCAGCTCCTGGTGGCCGTTCGTGCCGCGGGCGTGAACCCCGTGGACTGGAAGATCCGCTCGGGCTACCGGCGACCCGGCGACAGCGCTGACCCGGTCTTCCCCGCGGTACTCGGCAGCGAGGTCTCCGGCGTGGTGGCGGAACTCGGCGAGGGTGTCGAGGGGTTCGCGGTCGGGGACGAGGTCTTCGGTAACACGCTCGGCGGAGGCTACGCCGAGTACACCCTGGTGCCGGTCGACATCGCCGCGCACAAGCCCGCCGAACTGTCCCACCTGGTCGCCGCCACCCTGCCCGTCGCCGCCGCGACCGCCTACGACGGTGTCCGCCAGCTCGATCTGCCCCCGGGCGCGACGCTGCTGGTGACCGGCGCGGGCGGCGGAGTCGGCGCGGCGGCCGTGCAGATCGCCCGTGCCTTCGGGGTCCACGCGGTCGGCGTCGCGAGCGAGGGCAAGAAGGACTTCGTCGAGTCGCTCGGCGCCGACCACGTCTCCTCCGGGCCGGCCTGGCCCGAGCGGGCCCGGGCGGCCGCGCCGGACGGCATCGACGGGGTGTACGACCTCGTCGGCGGTGAAGTGCTCGCCGAGGCCGCCGAGTTGCTCACCGACCGGACGAGGCTGATCACCGCCGGCGCCCCGGAGGAGGACGTGCGGCGGCTGGGCGGTACCCGCGTGGCGCGGGCCCGCAACACGGCCGTACTGGAGGAGGTGGCGCGGCTCGTGCTCACGGGCGACCTGGACCCGCACATCACCGCAACGTTTCCCCTCGACCGTGCCGGCGAGGCGCTGCGCGCGGTCGAGGACGGCCACGCCCGCGGCAAGACGGTCATCGAGGTCGCCCGATGA
- the rho gene encoding transcription termination factor Rho translates to MTTTLEHPPVQQQPPVRAVTGVLDVDASGKGHLRAAGLLPSPTDLQVSPALIRRFGLRKGDQVDGVRGTQRALTEVARVNGRTPDTKRRAFRDLTPLHPRERIRLEHPASGLTGRVADLIAPVGKGQRGLIVAPPKTGKTVLLQQIAAAVAGNHPECRLMVVLLDERPEEVTDMRRSVRGEVYASTFDRTPKEHIALAELVIERAKRLVEAGEDVVILLDSLTRLCRAHNNAAPGNGRTLSGGVDATALIGPKKFFGAARLAEEGGSLTILATALVETGSRADDFYFEELKSTGNMELRLDRELASRRVFPAVAINPSGTRREELLLPPAELTTVHGLRRALQSRDGQANLETLLERMRETPDNATFLRRIQPTLPSG, encoded by the coding sequence ATGACCACCACTCTCGAACACCCTCCAGTCCAGCAGCAGCCCCCGGTCCGGGCCGTCACCGGCGTCCTCGACGTCGACGCGAGCGGGAAGGGCCACCTGCGCGCCGCCGGCCTGCTGCCCTCGCCCACCGACCTCCAGGTCTCCCCCGCGCTGATCCGCAGGTTCGGCCTGCGCAAGGGGGACCAGGTCGACGGGGTGCGCGGCACCCAGCGCGCCCTCACCGAGGTCGCCCGGGTCAACGGCCGCACGCCTGACACGAAGCGTCGGGCGTTCCGCGACCTGACTCCGCTGCACCCGCGTGAGCGGATCCGTCTCGAACACCCGGCGTCCGGCCTGACCGGGCGGGTCGCCGACCTGATCGCACCCGTCGGCAAGGGCCAGCGCGGGCTGATCGTGGCCCCGCCCAAGACCGGCAAGACCGTCCTGCTCCAGCAGATCGCGGCCGCCGTCGCCGGCAACCACCCCGAGTGCCGCCTGATGGTCGTGCTGCTCGACGAACGCCCCGAGGAAGTCACCGACATGCGGCGCTCCGTGCGCGGCGAGGTGTACGCCTCGACGTTCGACCGCACGCCCAAGGAGCACATCGCGCTCGCCGAGCTGGTGATCGAACGGGCCAAGCGGCTCGTCGAGGCCGGCGAGGACGTCGTGATCCTGCTCGACTCCCTGACCCGGCTGTGCCGGGCCCACAACAACGCGGCTCCCGGCAACGGCCGCACCCTCAGCGGTGGCGTCGACGCCACGGCGCTGATCGGGCCGAAGAAGTTCTTCGGCGCCGCCCGGCTCGCCGAGGAGGGCGGCTCGCTCACCATCCTCGCCACCGCCCTGGTGGAGACCGGCTCGCGCGCCGACGACTTCTACTTCGAGGAGCTCAAGAGCACCGGCAACATGGAGCTCCGGCTGGACCGCGAGCTCGCCTCCCGGCGCGTCTTCCCGGCCGTCGCCATCAACCCGTCCGGCACCCGCCGCGAGGAACTCCTCCTGCCCCCGGCCGAGTTGACGACCGTGCACGGTCTGCGCCGGGCGCTGCAGAGCCGGGACGGCCAGGCCAACCTGGAGACCCTCCTGGAGCGCATGCGCGAGACGCCGGACAACGCGACCTTCCTGCGCCGGATCCAGCCGACACTGCCCAGCGGATAG
- a CDS encoding YciI family protein, translated as MKYMLLVCGDDTNDASGMAPVEPWVEELGDRGVRRHGHRLALPADAVTVRVRGGEVLRTDGPFAETKEYVAGFDILECDSLEEAIEAAAKHPVATVGAMEVRPFWEDEDAEGEIRRLDADLTDAARAGDAERVVACYARDAEVVENGRHRRGVEALRKAWEAVGPVTREVLEFRVHVDESIAFGHALVRADGDLLRVTTGYRNVGPRWLIVHEHTTEATS; from the coding sequence ATGAAGTACATGCTGCTCGTCTGCGGCGACGACACCAACGACGCCTCGGGCATGGCCCCCGTCGAACCCTGGGTCGAGGAACTCGGGGACCGCGGCGTGCGGCGGCACGGGCACCGGCTCGCGTTGCCCGCCGACGCGGTCACCGTGCGGGTGCGCGGCGGTGAAGTGCTGCGCACCGACGGGCCGTTCGCGGAGACCAAGGAGTACGTCGCCGGCTTCGACATCCTGGAGTGCGACAGCCTGGAGGAGGCGATCGAGGCGGCCGCGAAGCACCCCGTGGCCACGGTCGGCGCGATGGAGGTGCGCCCGTTCTGGGAGGACGAGGACGCCGAGGGGGAGATCCGCCGGCTCGACGCCGACCTGACGGACGCGGCGCGCGCGGGCGACGCCGAGCGGGTGGTCGCCTGCTACGCGCGGGACGCGGAGGTCGTGGAGAACGGCCGACACCGCAGGGGCGTCGAGGCGCTCCGCAAGGCCTGGGAGGCGGTGGGGCCGGTCACCCGCGAGGTACTGGAGTTCCGGGTCCACGTCGACGAGAGCATCGCGTTCGGCCACGCCCTCGTCCGCGCCGACGGAGACCTGCTGCGCGTCACCACCGGCTACCGCAACGTCGGTCCGCGCTGGCTGATCGTCCACGAGCACACCACGGAGGCCACGTCATGA
- a CDS encoding nuclear transport factor 2 family protein: MRAFREAVEAGDLDAVEALLAEDVVFTSPVVFKPYEGKAITAAILGAVVKVFEDFRYVSELSSEDGRDHALVFATRVGERALDGCDFIHLDESGLIDRLMVMVRPLSGAQALAAAMGARFEQIAKEAEARVASAS, translated from the coding sequence ATGCGAGCGTTCCGAGAAGCGGTCGAAGCGGGTGACCTCGACGCCGTGGAGGCCCTGCTGGCCGAGGACGTGGTCTTCACGAGTCCGGTGGTGTTCAAGCCGTACGAGGGCAAGGCCATCACGGCGGCGATCCTGGGCGCGGTCGTCAAGGTCTTCGAGGACTTCCGGTATGTGAGCGAGCTGAGCAGTGAGGACGGCCGCGACCACGCACTGGTGTTCGCGACCAGGGTCGGCGAACGGGCGCTGGACGGCTGCGACTTCATCCACCTCGACGAGAGCGGCCTGATCGACCGGCTGATGGTGATGGTCCGTCCGCTGTCGGGCGCGCAGGCCCTGGCGGCGGCCATGGGGGCGCGGTTCGAGCAGATCGCGAAGGAGGCGGAGGCACGGGTCGCGTCCGCCTCCTGA
- a CDS encoding acetylxylan esterase, translating to MALFDLPIDELREYRSESTEPEDFDAFWSKTLQEAREFDLNARFELVDTGLTTVKVYDVTFAGFGGHPVKGWFTIPAEVSAPVPVVVEFIGYGGGRGLPHEHLLWASTGRAHFVMDTRGQGSAWGGGGGTADPVAGAPAYPGFMTRGIDAPENYYYRRVFTDAVRAVEAARSHPLTDPARTVVLGGSQGGGISIAVGGLVPDLAAVAPDVPFLCDFPRAATMTDRHPYREIGLYLKTHRGRFEDVLGTLAYFDGVHFASRGRAPALFSAALEDQTCPPSTVFAAFNAWGHDDKAIEVYDFNDHEGGGPYQQAAKLGWLRSYA from the coding sequence ATGGCCCTGTTCGACCTCCCCATCGACGAGCTGCGCGAGTACCGCAGCGAGTCCACCGAGCCCGAGGACTTCGACGCGTTCTGGTCCAAGACCCTCCAGGAGGCCCGCGAGTTCGACCTGAACGCCCGCTTCGAACTCGTCGACACGGGCCTGACCACGGTCAAGGTGTACGACGTGACGTTCGCCGGGTTCGGCGGCCACCCCGTCAAGGGCTGGTTCACGATCCCCGCCGAGGTCTCCGCCCCGGTGCCGGTGGTCGTGGAGTTCATCGGGTACGGCGGCGGGCGCGGACTGCCGCACGAGCATCTGCTGTGGGCGTCGACGGGCCGGGCGCACTTCGTGATGGACACCCGAGGTCAGGGCAGTGCCTGGGGCGGCGGTGGCGGCACCGCGGACCCGGTGGCCGGGGCGCCCGCGTACCCCGGGTTCATGACGCGGGGCATCGACGCGCCCGAGAACTACTACTACCGCCGGGTGTTCACGGACGCGGTGCGTGCGGTGGAGGCGGCCCGTTCGCACCCGCTGACCGACCCGGCGCGCACGGTCGTGCTCGGCGGCAGCCAGGGCGGGGGCATCTCGATCGCGGTCGGCGGTCTGGTCCCGGATCTGGCGGCGGTCGCCCCGGACGTGCCGTTCCTGTGCGACTTCCCGCGCGCGGCGACCATGACGGACCGTCACCCGTACCGGGAGATCGGCCTCTACCTCAAGACGCATCGCGGCCGCTTCGAGGACGTCCTCGGCACCCTCGCCTACTTCGACGGCGTGCACTTCGCGAGCCGCGGCCGCGCGCCGGCGCTCTTCTCGGCGGCCCTGGAGGACCAGACCTGCCCGCCCTCCACCGTCTTCGCGGCCTTCAACGCCTGGGGCCACGACGACAAGGCCATCGAGGTCTACGACTTCAACGACCATGAGGGCGGCGGTCCCTACCAGCAGGCCGCGAAGCTGGGCTGGCTGCGCTCGTACGCCTGA
- a CDS encoding class I SAM-dependent methyltransferase, which translates to MTSDEHARLMRANQANWDARTPVHLASRFYGLDQDLDPERWFAAFEWEDLGDLTGRDVLHLQCHLGTETLALARRGARAVGLDFSEASVAAATAIAARADVAVEYVQANVYDAVEALGGRRFDVVYTGKGALCYLPDLERWAGVIAQLLRPGGLLYVVEFHPLLNSLGPKPAPGEGPELLLRHDYLGGEGPVRRDATRTYTDGPPVEGATESYEWMHGIGEVVGALTGAGLSVRRLRENEELPWARWPHMKRTPSGWWRLPEPRIPLLYGLLAHR; encoded by the coding sequence ATGACGTCCGACGAGCACGCGCGGTTGATGCGGGCCAACCAGGCCAACTGGGACGCCCGCACCCCCGTCCACCTCGCCAGCCGGTTCTACGGCCTCGACCAGGACCTCGACCCCGAGCGCTGGTTCGCCGCCTTCGAGTGGGAGGACCTCGGCGACCTCACCGGCCGTGACGTGCTCCACCTCCAGTGCCATCTCGGCACGGAGACGCTCGCCCTGGCCCGCCGTGGCGCCCGCGCGGTGGGGCTCGACTTCTCGGAGGCGTCGGTGGCGGCCGCGACCGCCATCGCGGCGCGGGCGGACGTGGCCGTCGAGTACGTGCAGGCGAACGTCTACGACGCCGTCGAGGCGTTGGGCGGGCGGCGCTTCGACGTCGTCTACACCGGCAAGGGCGCCCTGTGTTACCTCCCCGACCTCGAGCGATGGGCCGGCGTGATCGCCCAACTGCTGCGTCCGGGCGGCCTGTTGTACGTCGTCGAGTTCCATCCGCTGCTCAACTCGCTGGGCCCGAAGCCCGCGCCGGGCGAGGGGCCCGAGCTGCTGCTGCGCCACGACTACCTGGGTGGCGAGGGGCCCGTGCGCCGGGACGCGACCCGCACCTACACCGACGGCCCGCCCGTGGAGGGGGCCACCGAAAGCTACGAGTGGATGCACGGAATAGGTGAGGTCGTGGGCGCGTTGACGGGGGCGGGACTGAGTGTCCGGCGACTCCGGGAGAACGAGGAGCTGCCGTGGGCGCGCTGGCCCCACATGAAGCGCACGCCGTCCGGCTGGTGGCGGCTTCCCGAGCCGCGGATCCCGCTTCTCTACGGACTTCTGGCCCATCGCTGA
- a CDS encoding RNA polymerase sigma factor, whose translation MTAEEAVAAAFQEEWGQVVATLIRVTGDWDLAEECAQDAFAQALDRWRRDGVPRRPGAWLTTTARHRAMDVLRREAVGARKLREAAMLTAPEEPYDDDVQDDRLRLIFTCCHPALHIEARVALTLRTLAGLTTPEIARAFLVPEATMAQRLVRAKKKIRNAGIPYRVPPAHLLPERTTGVLGVIYLLFNEGYAATSGADLVRRNLCAEAIRLARVLAGLMPDEPEALGLLALLLLHDARRETRVDANGELVTLEDQDRTAWDHAEVDEGTALLETALRRGRPGPYQIQAAIAACHTTAASAEDTDWADIAALYGELVRFVPSAVVRLNRAVAVGMAEGTDAGLALVAELEREGELSGYHLLPATRADLLRRSGRTTEAAQAYERALELAENDAERHFLEKRLGECRSP comes from the coding sequence GTGACGGCCGAAGAGGCGGTCGCCGCCGCCTTCCAGGAGGAGTGGGGCCAGGTCGTCGCCACCCTGATCCGGGTGACCGGCGACTGGGACCTCGCCGAGGAGTGCGCACAGGACGCCTTCGCCCAGGCCCTCGACCGGTGGCGGCGCGACGGCGTCCCGCGCCGCCCCGGCGCCTGGCTCACCACGACCGCCCGGCACCGGGCCATGGACGTACTGCGCCGGGAGGCGGTCGGGGCACGGAAACTACGGGAGGCGGCGATGCTCACGGCACCCGAGGAGCCGTACGACGACGACGTCCAGGACGACCGGCTGCGGCTGATCTTCACCTGCTGCCACCCCGCGCTGCACATCGAGGCCCGCGTCGCCCTGACCCTGCGCACCCTCGCGGGCCTGACCACACCGGAGATCGCCCGCGCCTTCCTCGTCCCCGAGGCGACGATGGCACAGCGCCTGGTGCGCGCCAAGAAGAAGATCCGCAACGCCGGCATCCCCTACCGCGTACCGCCCGCCCACCTCCTGCCCGAGCGCACGACCGGCGTGCTCGGCGTGATCTATCTGCTGTTCAACGAGGGGTACGCGGCCACGTCGGGGGCCGATCTCGTACGGCGGAACCTGTGCGCGGAGGCGATCCGGCTGGCCCGCGTGCTCGCCGGGTTGATGCCCGACGAACCCGAGGCCCTCGGTCTGCTCGCGCTGTTGCTCCTGCACGACGCCCGCCGCGAGACCCGCGTGGACGCGAACGGCGAACTGGTGACGCTGGAGGACCAGGACCGCACCGCGTGGGACCACGCCGAGGTCGACGAGGGCACCGCCCTGCTGGAGACCGCACTGCGCCGCGGACGCCCCGGGCCGTACCAGATCCAGGCCGCCATCGCCGCCTGTCACACCACCGCCGCCTCGGCCGAGGACACCGACTGGGCCGACATCGCCGCCCTCTACGGCGAGTTGGTCCGCTTCGTACCCTCGGCCGTCGTCCGCCTCAACCGTGCGGTGGCCGTCGGCATGGCAGAGGGCACGGACGCGGGACTGGCGCTGGTCGCGGAACTGGAGCGGGAGGGCGAGCTGAGCGGCTACCACCTGCTTCCGGCCACGCGCGCCGACCTGCTGCGCCGCAGCGGCCGTACGACCGAGGCGGCGCAGGCGTACGAGCGGGCCCTGGAGCTGGCGGAGAACGACGCCGAGCGGCACTTTCTCGAGAAGCGTCTCGGGGAGTGTCGATCCCCGTAG
- a CDS encoding sulfite oxidase-like oxidoreductase, protein MNVTRGFTGRPRVLDTGLPPGQYDAGDDWPVLSAEVTPELSPADWTFRVDGLVDQPRTWDWDEAHALPASAYEGDIHCVTSWSKFGVRFAGVSLDAFLNVVRPHGSATHAVAYSHTGYTTNLPLADLTGGRAWIAWEYDGKPLPAEHGGPARLLVPHLYFWKSAKWVAGLTLLDHDEPGFWEQNGYHARGNPWEEQRYSGD, encoded by the coding sequence ATGAACGTCACCCGAGGTTTCACCGGACGCCCCCGCGTCCTCGACACCGGGCTCCCGCCGGGCCAGTACGACGCGGGCGACGACTGGCCCGTGCTCTCCGCCGAGGTCACGCCGGAGCTCTCGCCCGCCGACTGGACGTTCCGCGTGGACGGACTGGTCGACCAGCCACGCACCTGGGACTGGGACGAGGCGCACGCGCTGCCCGCGTCGGCCTACGAGGGTGACATCCACTGTGTGACGAGTTGGTCGAAGTTCGGGGTGCGGTTCGCGGGGGTGTCGCTGGACGCGTTCCTGAATGTGGTCCGGCCCCATGGGTCCGCCACCCATGCCGTCGCGTACTCGCACACCGGGTACACCACGAACCTGCCGCTCGCGGACCTGACCGGCGGGCGGGCGTGGATCGCGTGGGAGTACGACGGGAAGCCGCTGCCCGCCGAACACGGCGGACCGGCGCGGCTGCTGGTCCCGCACCTGTACTTCTGGAAGAGCGCCAAGTGGGTCGCGGGGCTGACGCTGCTGGATCACGACGAGCCCGGTTTCTGGGAGCAGAACGGCTATCACGCGCGGGGCAACCCGTGGGAGGAGCAGCGGTACTCCGGTGACTGA
- a CDS encoding class I SAM-dependent methyltransferase, translating into MFSPEGPSLRELAVQALSSVERGYDLLAPKFDHTPFRTPDPVLDAVASALRRMGPFDAGLDLCCGTGAGARVLTRVCRESVTGIDFSAGMLDVARKRTRSGGPRVSWVRGDARALPFAPASFDLVVSFGAFGHFLPAELPGLFARTREVLRPGGTFAFPVVAPPRPSSPAYWTLLGFDAAMRVRNALWRPPFVMYYRAFRLGDVRRELEAAGLRVELYALPEFGVRRDGSPRVRMVVARRPVQAAGMST; encoded by the coding sequence ATGTTCAGCCCAGAAGGCCCCAGCCTCCGCGAACTCGCCGTCCAGGCGCTGTCGTCCGTCGAGCGCGGCTACGACCTGCTCGCCCCCAAGTTCGACCACACCCCCTTCCGTACGCCGGACCCGGTGCTGGACGCGGTCGCGTCCGCGCTCCGCCGCATGGGCCCCTTCGACGCCGGGCTCGACCTGTGCTGCGGTACCGGCGCCGGAGCCCGCGTGCTGACGCGGGTCTGCCGGGAGAGCGTGACCGGGATCGATTTCAGCGCCGGGATGCTCGACGTGGCCCGAAAGCGGACGCGGTCCGGGGGGCCGCGCGTGTCCTGGGTACGGGGTGACGCGCGCGCCCTGCCGTTCGCCCCCGCCTCCTTCGACCTCGTCGTGAGCTTCGGGGCCTTCGGCCACTTCCTGCCGGCCGAACTGCCCGGCCTGTTCGCCCGGACCCGCGAGGTGCTCCGGCCGGGCGGCACGTTCGCCTTCCCGGTCGTCGCCCCACCCCGCCCCTCGTCTCCCGCCTACTGGACGCTCCTCGGTTTCGACGCCGCGATGCGGGTGCGCAACGCCCTGTGGCGGCCGCCGTTCGTCATGTACTACCGGGCCTTCCGGCTCGGGGACGTACGACGGGAACTGGAAGCGGCCGGCCTTCGGGTGGAGCTGTACGCCCTGCCCGAGTTCGGCGTGCGCCGGGACGGCAGCCCACGGGTCCGGATGGTCGTGGCGAGGCGTCCGGTCCAGGCGGCCGGGATGTCCACCTAG
- a CDS encoding Rv1733c family protein, with protein sequence MRTRVRGWRWRRNPLRRRSDVVEAWTALAVAALMLLGAPLVGVVVGWWAHDDARAVAAAQRSERHRVRAEVVGRVPDSLPSVQGGRERSYRVTVRWTEAGGAAKTATARVPSGTDQGDKVDVWFDSRGRSVAPPPDDTAVWQHTVTMGACGAGATIAVLVLGHSLVRGAATRHRLAEWERDWALTEPQWTRRRA encoded by the coding sequence ATGCGAACCCGGGTGCGCGGCTGGCGCTGGCGGCGTAATCCGCTCAGGCGCCGGTCGGACGTCGTCGAGGCGTGGACGGCACTGGCCGTCGCTGCTCTGATGCTGCTGGGCGCCCCGCTGGTGGGCGTGGTGGTGGGCTGGTGGGCGCACGACGACGCCCGTGCGGTGGCGGCCGCGCAGCGCTCCGAACGCCACCGGGTCCGCGCGGAGGTCGTCGGCAGGGTCCCGGACTCGTTGCCCTCGGTCCAGGGCGGCCGGGAGCGCTCCTACCGGGTGACCGTGCGCTGGACGGAGGCCGGGGGCGCCGCGAAGACGGCCACCGCCCGCGTCCCCTCGGGCACCGACCAGGGGGACAAGGTCGACGTGTGGTTCGACTCCCGGGGCCGGAGCGTGGCCCCGCCGCCGGACGACACCGCAGTCTGGCAGCACACGGTGACGATGGGTGCCTGTGGCGCGGGCGCCACGATCGCCGTGCTCGTCCTCGGCCACTCCCTCGTCCGCGGTGCGGCGACCCGTCACCGGCTCGCGGAGTGGGAACGGGACTGGGCTCTCACCGAACCACAGTGGACCCGCCGCCGGGCCTGA
- a CDS encoding YciI family protein: protein MKYALLICTPVGGAELSPAQIADDPRFTSYIEEVRSRDLVKGGARLRPASDATTVRVQGDEVLLTDGPFIESKEYIAGIDFIEVADLDEAISLASRHPAALAGGSVEVRPVWE from the coding sequence ATGAAGTACGCCCTGCTGATCTGCACCCCCGTGGGCGGTGCGGAACTGAGCCCCGCCCAGATCGCCGACGACCCCCGCTTCACCTCCTACATCGAGGAGGTCCGCAGCCGCGACCTCGTCAAGGGCGGCGCCCGTCTGCGTCCCGCCTCCGACGCCACCACCGTGCGCGTCCAGGGCGACGAGGTCCTGCTCACCGACGGGCCGTTCATCGAGTCCAAGGAGTACATCGCCGGCATCGACTTCATCGAGGTCGCCGACCTGGACGAGGCGATCTCCCTCGCGTCCCGGCATCCGGCGGCGCTCGCGGGCGGCTCGGTGGAAGTACGGCCAGTGTGGGAGTGA
- a CDS encoding serine hydrolase domain-containing protein has product MSEHQPPVHGHCDTRFTAVRTAFEENFRDRAELGAAVSVMVGGETVVDLWGGWADAARTRPWERDTLVNVWSTTKGPTALCAHILADRGLLDFDAPVAAYWPEFAAAGKEKVLVRHLLSHRAGLSGLREPHSLAELFDWELTTERLAAMEPWWEPGTVSGYHAFTYGFLVGEVVRRVSGLLPGAFLEREVTGPLGIDFTIGLPEKEAGRAAELVHPPAASASEQAAIFAQLAPAAIAALANPVVGAGEANTPEWRAAEIPAANGHGTARAVTALYGIFAGRGTRDGHRVLSPEAAERVRESQGRCRDLVLGAGLGSETELGLGLWLSGPNGSYGPNPRAFGHDGFGGSCGLADPEAGVSLGYVMNRMGPHIADDPRKMALIDALYSAL; this is encoded by the coding sequence ATGTCCGAGCACCAGCCACCTGTCCACGGCCACTGCGACACGCGCTTCACGGCAGTGCGCACGGCGTTCGAGGAGAACTTCCGGGACCGTGCCGAGCTGGGCGCCGCCGTGAGCGTCATGGTCGGCGGCGAGACGGTCGTGGACCTGTGGGGCGGCTGGGCCGACGCGGCCCGCACCCGCCCCTGGGAGCGCGACACGCTGGTCAACGTGTGGTCGACGACGAAGGGCCCGACGGCCCTGTGCGCTCACATCCTCGCCGACCGGGGCCTGCTCGACTTCGACGCCCCGGTGGCCGCCTACTGGCCGGAGTTCGCCGCCGCGGGCAAGGAGAAGGTCCTGGTACGGCACCTGCTGTCGCACCGGGCCGGGCTGTCCGGGCTGCGCGAGCCCCACTCCCTCGCCGAGCTCTTCGACTGGGAGCTGACGACGGAGCGGCTCGCGGCGATGGAGCCCTGGTGGGAGCCGGGCACGGTGTCCGGGTACCACGCGTTCACCTACGGCTTCCTGGTCGGGGAGGTCGTCCGGCGGGTCTCGGGACTGCTGCCCGGCGCCTTCCTTGAGCGGGAGGTGACGGGGCCACTCGGCATCGACTTCACCATCGGGCTGCCGGAGAAGGAGGCCGGGCGGGCCGCCGAGCTGGTGCATCCGCCGGCCGCGTCGGCAAGCGAACAGGCCGCGATCTTCGCCCAGTTGGCGCCCGCGGCGATCGCCGCGCTGGCCAACCCCGTGGTGGGGGCCGGTGAGGCGAACACTCCCGAGTGGCGAGCCGCGGAGATCCCCGCCGCGAACGGCCACGGCACCGCCCGGGCCGTCACCGCGCTCTACGGGATCTTCGCGGGCCGCGGTACCCGCGACGGCCACCGAGTCCTGTCCCCCGAGGCCGCCGAGCGGGTCCGTGAGAGCCAGGGCAGGTGCCGCGACCTGGTGCTGGGCGCGGGGCTCGGCAGCGAGACGGAGCTCGGGCTCGGCCTGTGGCTCAGCGGGCCGAACGGCTCGTACGGGCCGAATCCGCGGGCCTTCGGACATGACGGCTTCGGCGGATCGTGCGGCCTGGCCGATCCGGAGGCCGGGGTCTCACTGGGCTACGTCATGAACAGGATGGGTCCTCACATCGCCGACGATCCCCGGAAGATGGCGCTGATCGACGCCTTGTACAGCGCGCTGTGA
- a CDS encoding ferredoxin reductase translates to MTETFAPVTRFAVPGRIEVSNRAAAEWQTATLTEVRRETPHASTFRFAVPAWQGHLPGQHLMLRLTAEDGYTAQRHYSIASPPEDSGHIELTLDHVEGGEVSGWFHKVARAGDAVEVRGPLSGFFAWPGDRPALLIGAGSGVVPLMSMVRHHRARGLSVPLRLLVSARSPDELIYARELGAETTRVFTRSAPQGVPVGRMAAAHVAPLLAAPPEGGWEAYVCGSNAFAEHASRLLVEAGQPVDRIRIERFG, encoded by the coding sequence GTGACTGAGACCTTCGCCCCCGTCACGCGGTTCGCGGTGCCAGGACGTATCGAGGTGAGCAACCGCGCCGCCGCCGAGTGGCAGACCGCCACGCTCACCGAGGTCCGCCGCGAAACCCCGCACGCCTCCACGTTCCGTTTCGCGGTGCCCGCCTGGCAGGGACATCTGCCCGGCCAGCATCTGATGCTGAGGCTGACCGCCGAGGACGGCTACACGGCCCAGCGCCACTACTCGATCGCGTCCCCGCCCGAGGACTCCGGACACATCGAGCTGACCTTGGACCATGTCGAGGGCGGTGAGGTCTCGGGGTGGTTCCACAAGGTCGCGAGGGCCGGTGACGCGGTCGAGGTGCGCGGTCCGCTCAGCGGGTTCTTCGCCTGGCCCGGCGACCGGCCCGCGCTCCTGATCGGGGCCGGCTCCGGTGTCGTACCGCTGATGTCGATGGTGCGGCACCACCGGGCGCGCGGGCTGTCCGTGCCGCTGCGGCTGCTGGTGTCGGCGCGCAGCCCCGACGAACTCATCTACGCGCGGGAGCTCGGCGCCGAGACGACCCGTGTGTTCACGCGGAGCGCTCCCCAGGGGGTGCCGGTAGGACGTATGGCGGCCGCACATGTGGCGCCGCTCCTGGCTGCGCCACCCGAGGGTGGGTGGGAGGCTTATGTGTGTGGATCCAACGCGTTCGCCGAGCATGCCTCGCGGCTGCTGGTGGAGGCCGGTCAGCCGGTGGACCGTATCCGGATCGAGCGATTCGGCTGA